In Natronoarchaeum philippinense, a single window of DNA contains:
- a CDS encoding GNAT family N-acetyltransferase, producing MPGPVFARGETVELRTIELEDVEFLQRLVNDPAVRAGLASYEPINEPTESEWVESLDEDDGVDFLVCARGDRVGSIGFQDPNEVWGGTEIGYMIAPDNWGEGHATDAVETLCRYAFEERRLHKLYAKVYETNPASRRVLEKAGFTEEGVLREEAFIGGEHVDIHRYGLLVDEWGE from the coding sequence ATGCCCGGTCCAGTGTTCGCCCGAGGCGAGACGGTCGAACTGCGGACGATCGAACTCGAAGACGTGGAGTTTCTCCAGCGGTTGGTGAACGATCCGGCCGTCAGGGCCGGGCTCGCCAGCTACGAGCCGATCAACGAACCCACAGAGAGCGAGTGGGTCGAGTCGCTCGACGAGGACGACGGCGTCGATTTTCTGGTCTGCGCTCGGGGAGATCGGGTCGGGAGTATCGGCTTCCAAGATCCCAACGAGGTCTGGGGCGGGACGGAGATCGGATACATGATCGCGCCCGACAACTGGGGCGAGGGCCACGCGACCGACGCCGTCGAGACTCTCTGTCGCTACGCGTTCGAGGAACGGCGTCTGCACAAGCTGTACGCCAAAGTCTACGAGACGAACCCGGCGTCCCGACGAGTGCTCGAAAAAGCCGGCTTCACCGAGGAAGGCGTCCTTCGTGAAGAGGCGTTCATCGGCGGCGAGCACGTCGATATCCACCGGTACGGCCTCCTCGTCGACGAGTGGGGCGAGTGA